The following proteins are encoded in a genomic region of Polynucleobacter paludilacus:
- the glyA gene encoding serine hydroxymethyltransferase codes for MFDRQNTLAKTDPELWAAITDENRRQEDHIELIASENYTSPAVMQAQGSQLTNKYAEGYPGKRYYGGCEFVDVAELLAIDRVKKLFGAEAANVQPHCGASANQAVFLAFLKPGDTFMGMSLAEGGHLTHGMPLNMSGKWFNPIAYGLDKNEVIDYEKMEHLAREHKPKLIIAGASAYSLKIDFERFAKIAKEVGAIFMVDMAHYAGLIAAGVYPNPIPHADIVTSTTHKGLRGPRGGIILMKAEHEKAINSAVFPGLQGGPLMHVIAGKATAFKEALEPSFKDYQQQVIANAQAMAEALIERGLRIVSGRTESHVMLVDLRAKKMTGKEAERILGEAHITCNKNGIPNDPEKPMVTSGIRLGSPAMTTRGFKEAEAKQVGYLIADVLDNPHDADNIAQVRAKVTELTKRFPVYSAS; via the coding sequence ATGTTTGACCGTCAAAACACCTTAGCGAAGACCGACCCCGAATTATGGGCCGCCATTACCGATGAGAATCGCCGTCAAGAAGACCATATTGAGCTCATTGCTTCTGAGAACTATACCTCTCCAGCGGTCATGCAGGCTCAAGGCTCCCAATTAACCAATAAGTATGCTGAAGGCTATCCCGGCAAGCGTTATTACGGCGGTTGTGAATTTGTTGACGTAGCGGAGCTGTTAGCGATTGATCGTGTCAAAAAGTTATTTGGCGCGGAAGCGGCAAACGTGCAACCCCATTGTGGCGCCTCGGCAAATCAAGCAGTCTTTTTGGCCTTTTTAAAGCCCGGCGATACTTTCATGGGAATGAGTTTGGCCGAAGGCGGGCACCTGACCCACGGTATGCCTTTGAATATGAGTGGTAAATGGTTCAATCCCATTGCTTACGGTCTAGATAAAAACGAAGTGATTGACTACGAGAAAATGGAGCATTTGGCGCGCGAGCACAAACCCAAACTCATTATTGCAGGCGCTTCTGCTTATTCTCTCAAGATTGATTTTGAGCGCTTTGCCAAAATTGCTAAAGAAGTAGGCGCAATCTTTATGGTCGATATGGCGCACTACGCTGGCCTCATTGCTGCTGGCGTATATCCCAACCCCATACCCCATGCCGATATCGTGACTTCAACGACTCACAAGGGTTTGCGTGGTCCTCGTGGCGGCATCATTTTGATGAAGGCTGAGCACGAGAAGGCGATTAATTCCGCAGTCTTCCCAGGCTTGCAAGGTGGCCCTTTAATGCATGTGATTGCCGGTAAGGCCACTGCTTTCAAAGAGGCTTTAGAGCCCAGCTTTAAGGACTATCAGCAGCAAGTGATTGCCAATGCCCAAGCGATGGCTGAAGCCTTGATTGAGCGCGGACTGCGCATTGTCTCTGGCCGGACAGAGTCGCATGTGATGTTGGTGGATCTGCGGGCTAAGAAGATGACGGGTAAAGAAGCCGAGCGCATCTTAGGTGAAGCCCACATCACTTGTAATAAGAATGGGATTCCGAACGATCCTGAAAAGCCAATGGTGACCAGCGGTATTCGTTTGGGTTCACCTGCGATGACAACACGCGGCTTTAAAGAAGCTGAAGCCAAGCAAGTGGGGTATCTCATCGCTGATGTTCTGGACAATCCGCACGATGCGGACAATATTGCGCAGGTGCGCGCTAAGGTCACTGAGTTGACCAAGCGCTTTCCGGTCTATAGCGCAAGTTAA
- the nrdR gene encoding transcriptional regulator NrdR, which yields MRCPFCHNDDTQVMDTRVSDEGDTNRRRRRCAKCDKRFTTYERVELALPAIVKKNGSRVDYNHDKLVSSIKLALRKRPVSSDSVEEAITRIEEKLLSLGEKEIPSERVGELVMRELKRLDKVAYIRFASVYRSFADIESFESALKELK from the coding sequence TTGCGCTGCCCTTTTTGCCATAACGACGATACCCAGGTGATGGATACCCGGGTATCGGATGAGGGCGACACCAATCGCCGTCGCCGTCGCTGCGCTAAGTGCGATAAGCGCTTTACAACCTATGAGCGCGTGGAATTAGCACTGCCAGCCATTGTCAAGAAAAACGGTAGCCGAGTCGATTACAACCACGACAAATTAGTGAGTTCGATTAAGCTAGCACTGCGCAAGCGCCCAGTTTCTTCTGATTCGGTTGAAGAAGCCATTACCCGTATCGAAGAAAAGCTGCTGAGCCTTGGTGAAAAAGAAATCCCCAGCGAGCGGGTGGGAGAGTTGGTCATGCGCGAGCTGAAGCGCTTAGACAAAGTGGCTTACATCCGCTTTGCTTCAGTCTATCGCAGCTTTGCGGATATTGAGTCTTTTGAGAGCGCACTCAAAGAGCTCAAATAG
- a CDS encoding dicarboxylate/amino acid:cation symporter, whose amino-acid sequence MTSTKLTNYILVAMLLGILAGYLVNSHGADSGFSVQYVTYISILTDIFLRLIKMIIAPLVFATMAVGIARMGDASTIGRVGLKTFAWFISMSLVSLLLGLVMVNLLHPGVGLDLALPDVAANTAISKGGLNLPDFVKHIFPTSILDAMAKNEILQIVVFSVFFGVAAAGFGERAAEFIRNLDMLSHIMLKITTAVMKFAPVAVFAAVSSVVAENGLSILLTYGKFMFSFYAAIVVLWIVIIFISSIFLKRRALKLAWMLREPALLAFTTASSEAAYPLTLEQLERFGCKNKIASFVLPVGYSFNLDGSMMYCTFAAIFIAQVYGVEMSLGQQLLMLLVLMVTSKGIAGVPRASLVVIAATLSQFHLPEAGILLILGVDHFLDMARSATNVLGNGMATAVVSKWEGELSQ is encoded by the coding sequence ATGACATCTACCAAACTTACGAACTATATTTTGGTCGCCATGCTCTTAGGCATTCTGGCGGGCTACCTAGTGAATAGTCACGGAGCAGATTCGGGCTTTTCTGTGCAGTATGTGACTTACATTTCAATCTTGACAGACATCTTTTTGCGCCTCATCAAGATGATCATCGCACCTTTAGTCTTTGCAACTATGGCGGTAGGTATTGCGCGTATGGGTGATGCTTCAACTATTGGACGTGTAGGCTTAAAAACTTTTGCCTGGTTTATTTCCATGTCATTAGTTTCTTTATTGCTCGGCTTAGTGATGGTCAACTTACTACATCCTGGAGTAGGTCTCGATCTAGCGCTACCCGACGTGGCAGCTAACACCGCAATTAGCAAGGGCGGTCTTAATCTGCCCGACTTTGTAAAGCATATTTTTCCCACCAGCATCTTGGATGCAATGGCGAAAAATGAAATCTTGCAAATCGTTGTCTTCTCAGTCTTTTTTGGAGTCGCAGCTGCAGGCTTCGGCGAGCGCGCTGCAGAATTTATTCGCAACCTGGATATGCTCTCGCACATCATGCTCAAAATCACTACAGCCGTCATGAAATTTGCTCCAGTTGCCGTATTTGCAGCGGTGTCATCAGTCGTTGCAGAAAATGGTTTATCGATCTTGCTGACCTATGGCAAATTCATGTTCAGTTTTTATGCTGCGATTGTCGTGCTCTGGATAGTGATCATCTTCATCAGCTCCATCTTTCTCAAAAGACGCGCACTCAAATTAGCCTGGATGTTACGTGAGCCTGCTCTCCTCGCCTTTACAACAGCTAGCTCAGAAGCTGCCTATCCACTAACGTTAGAGCAACTTGAGCGCTTTGGTTGCAAAAATAAAATTGCCTCTTTTGTATTGCCAGTGGGCTACTCCTTCAATCTCGATGGCTCGATGATGTATTGCACCTTTGCGGCAATCTTCATTGCTCAGGTTTATGGTGTTGAAATGTCCCTTGGGCAACAACTGTTGATGCTCCTGGTTTTGATGGTCACTTCCAAGGGCATCGCTGGGGTACCCAGAGCGTCCTTAGTGGTGATTGCAGCAACCCTCTCCCAATTTCATCTGCCCGAAGCAGGAATCTTATTGATTCTTGGAGTGGATCACTTCTTAGACATGGCGCGCTCAGCCACCAATGTACTAGGCAATGGCATGGCTACCGCAGTAGTCTCTAAATGGGAAGGTGAGCTATCGCAGTAA
- the adk gene encoding adenylate kinase: MRLILLGAPGAGKGTQAQFICKQFGIPQISTGDMLRAAVKAGTELGIAAKKIMDAGGLVSDDIIIGLVKDRLTQPDCAKGYLFDGFPRTIPQAQAMKDAGVPIDFVLEIDVPFDAIIDRMSGRRVHPASGRTYHIKFNPPKVAGIDDVTGEPLIQRDDDKEETVRKRLQVYNDQTRPLVEYYSTWAQQSHASDKVKAPAYRKVNGTGDVEAITASIFAELK; the protein is encoded by the coding sequence ATGCGCTTAATTCTGCTCGGAGCACCAGGTGCTGGCAAAGGAACACAAGCACAATTTATTTGCAAGCAATTTGGGATTCCACAAATCTCAACTGGGGATATGCTGCGCGCAGCCGTTAAAGCGGGTACCGAGCTAGGCATTGCCGCTAAGAAAATTATGGATGCCGGTGGCCTGGTATCCGACGACATCATTATTGGCTTGGTCAAAGATCGTCTGACCCAACCCGATTGCGCTAAGGGTTATCTGTTTGATGGCTTTCCCAGAACAATTCCACAAGCTCAAGCGATGAAAGACGCAGGTGTTCCCATTGATTTCGTCTTAGAGATCGATGTTCCGTTTGACGCTATCATCGATCGCATGAGCGGTCGTCGCGTTCATCCTGCTTCAGGCAGAACCTATCACATCAAATTTAACCCACCCAAAGTGGCAGGCATTGATGATGTCACTGGTGAGCCTTTGATTCAGCGCGATGATGACAAAGAAGAAACGGTACGCAAACGTTTACAGGTTTATAACGACCAGACCCGTCCTTTAGTCGAGTACTACTCTACTTGGGCTCAACAAAGCCATGCCAGCGATAAAGTGAAGGCGCCCGCCTATCGCAAGGTCAATGGTACCGGTGATGTTGAGGCGATTACTGCCTCCATTTTTGCCGAGTTGAAATAA
- the kdsB gene encoding 3-deoxy-manno-octulosonate cytidylyltransferase, with protein MTSASAPEFLVVIPARLGSTRLPRKPLADIGGKPMVVRVAERAKQSLAKQVVVATDSAEILAACQAHQIECILTRDDHATGTDRIAEVAHLLKLPEQTLVVNVQGDEPAIPAELINQVALALASNPDCAISTVAVAISDPKEIANPNVVKVVLNRANHALYFSRAAIPFVRDPDASSQEGSGYLRHIGIYAYRAAFLHAYARLKPAPAEQAEALEQLRALWYGYQIAVHIAPETPPAGVDTPEDLERIRQTF; from the coding sequence TTGACCTCCGCAAGCGCCCCTGAATTTTTGGTTGTCATTCCGGCAAGGTTGGGATCCACTCGCTTACCTCGTAAGCCTTTAGCAGACATTGGTGGTAAGCCGATGGTGGTGCGCGTTGCCGAGCGTGCTAAACAGTCCCTAGCCAAGCAAGTGGTTGTGGCTACTGACTCTGCAGAAATTCTTGCGGCATGTCAGGCCCACCAGATTGAATGCATTTTGACGCGGGATGATCACGCTACGGGCACTGATCGCATTGCGGAAGTAGCCCATCTACTCAAACTACCAGAACAGACCTTGGTCGTTAACGTACAAGGTGATGAACCTGCAATTCCAGCAGAGTTGATTAATCAAGTAGCACTCGCCCTTGCCAGCAATCCAGATTGCGCCATCTCTACAGTTGCAGTAGCGATCAGCGATCCTAAAGAAATCGCCAACCCCAATGTAGTGAAGGTGGTTCTCAATCGCGCTAATCACGCCCTGTACTTCTCCAGAGCGGCGATTCCGTTTGTACGTGATCCTGATGCAAGCTCGCAAGAGGGTAGCGGGTATCTTCGTCATATTGGCATTTATGCCTATCGTGCAGCGTTTTTGCATGCTTATGCCCGACTCAAGCCTGCCCCAGCCGAGCAAGCTGAGGCACTAGAGCAACTGCGCGCCCTTTGGTATGGCTATCAGATCGCCGTGCATATCGCTCCAGAGACCCCGCCGGCAGGGGTGGACACCCCTGAGGACCTAGAGCGAATCCGCCAAACCTTTTAA
- a CDS encoding Trm112 family protein, translating into MDKRLLEILVCPLCKSTLTLNSEKRELICKADRLAYPIREDIPVMIIDEARTLAADEVI; encoded by the coding sequence ATGGATAAACGTCTGCTCGAAATTTTGGTTTGCCCTCTCTGCAAAAGTACGCTTACCCTTAACTCTGAAAAGCGTGAGCTCATCTGTAAAGCGGATCGCCTGGCTTATCCGATTCGAGAAGATATTCCGGTCATGATCATTGATGAGGCCCGCACTCTCGCGGCCGATGAAGTGATCTAA
- the lpxK gene encoding tetraacyldisaccharide 4'-kinase — protein MPKLFSKAPTFWERRGPTSLLLWPLSLVFGQLLRARKLLNELDLSSKKTARVPIIIVGNIRVGGTGKTPIVISLAERLAALGWHPGIISRGYGAKTQAAPLLVTSDSDPSVVGDEPVLIAQRTKNQFPLYVFPKRKQSISVLLQEHPEVDVIISDDGLQHTGLVRWPSREGGRDVEFVVRDQRGEGNGFLLPAGPLREPVTRERDATLMMGSPSALSAKADEYFLGRRAFTLRPHFGRPYQLNHPEAYKTLDDIGLAYSKQGRTRITAVAAIGNPKRFFSDLEKHGLKVKGIGLPDHSSFTPEFFQGIDADCILITEKDAVKCKDINDARIWVIPMHLNIPDGLLEWLQTILHRPDPNRYTL, from the coding sequence ATGCCTAAATTATTCAGCAAGGCTCCGACCTTCTGGGAGCGTCGCGGCCCGACCAGTCTCTTGCTCTGGCCTTTATCTTTGGTATTTGGCCAGCTCTTGCGAGCTCGCAAGCTACTCAATGAACTCGACCTGAGTAGTAAAAAAACAGCTCGTGTGCCCATCATCATTGTGGGCAATATTCGGGTTGGCGGCACTGGTAAAACTCCCATCGTCATCTCACTGGCTGAGCGCTTAGCAGCCCTTGGTTGGCACCCCGGCATCATAAGCCGTGGTTATGGTGCAAAAACACAAGCTGCCCCTCTACTCGTGACCAGCGATTCGGATCCAAGCGTCGTGGGCGATGAACCTGTCTTGATTGCACAGCGAACCAAGAACCAATTTCCGCTCTATGTTTTTCCTAAGCGCAAGCAAAGTATTTCTGTATTGCTGCAAGAACACCCTGAAGTGGATGTGATCATCAGCGATGATGGTCTGCAGCACACGGGCTTAGTGCGCTGGCCCTCTCGTGAAGGCGGTCGTGACGTTGAGTTTGTAGTGCGTGATCAACGCGGTGAAGGGAATGGCTTCTTGTTGCCCGCAGGACCTTTGCGCGAACCTGTTACACGCGAGCGTGATGCCACCCTCATGATGGGTAGTCCATCAGCGCTCAGCGCTAAAGCCGATGAATATTTCTTGGGCCGCCGCGCCTTTACCCTGCGGCCGCACTTTGGCAGACCCTATCAACTCAATCATCCAGAGGCCTATAAAACCTTGGATGACATCGGTCTTGCTTACTCTAAACAAGGTCGCACACGCATTACTGCAGTTGCAGCCATTGGCAATCCAAAGCGCTTCTTTAGTGATCTGGAAAAGCATGGCCTCAAGGTCAAAGGCATTGGCTTACCAGACCACAGCAGCTTCACCCCAGAGTTCTTTCAAGGGATCGATGCGGACTGCATTCTGATTACCGAAAAAGACGCCGTAAAATGTAAAGATATTAATGATGCTCGGATTTGGGTAATCCCCATGCATCTCAATATTCCCGATGGTTTGCTGGAGTGGTTGCAAACCATTTTGCATAGACCTGATCCTAACCGCTACACTTTGTAA
- a CDS encoding ExbD/TolR family protein: MGWLSNPSSQQRGFSLGGSKPSPEPEINLIPFIDVLLVVLIFLMISTTFTHYQELAITLPTASGSDNAPEVKQIHVAVSSDGRFAINGRVTERSQLASALNQNSPNKEVQVSIDADARAPHQAVMSALEAARDANLSNIIFSTQTKK; the protein is encoded by the coding sequence ATGGGTTGGCTCTCAAACCCTTCTTCTCAGCAACGGGGATTTTCCTTAGGGGGGAGCAAGCCAAGTCCCGAGCCTGAGATCAATCTCATTCCTTTTATTGATGTGCTCTTGGTAGTGCTGATTTTTTTGATGATCTCAACTACCTTTACGCACTATCAGGAACTGGCCATCACCCTACCTACTGCGAGCGGTAGCGATAATGCACCTGAGGTGAAGCAAATTCATGTGGCGGTGAGTAGCGACGGACGATTTGCCATTAATGGCCGAGTGACTGAGCGTAGTCAGCTAGCCAGCGCTCTCAATCAGAACAGTCCCAATAAAGAGGTGCAAGTCAGCATCGACGCAGATGCTAGAGCTCCTCATCAAGCCGTCATGAGTGCACTCGAAGCGGCAAGAGATGCTAATCTGTCGAATATTATCTTTAGCACTCAAACTAAAAAGTAA
- a CDS encoding MotA/TolQ/ExbB proton channel family protein — translation MYTILLTAGWPIWPLLIISIIGLAIVIERTWYLRKIQVFPSGSLEIAFTLASQLESGKTVPTSEIDRLARLSPAMPLLAGVLQEKIAGASNEAALEELQAIAQSTWHKLERYLGALATIATVAPLLGLFGTVVGMIEIFGSQGAINGGAASPQQLAHGISVALYNTAFGLLIAIPALAAWRGLRAMANQRQRECEEFTRQLFKKLFPA, via the coding sequence ATGTACACCATCTTACTTACGGCTGGCTGGCCGATCTGGCCTCTACTCATCATCTCCATTATCGGGCTTGCCATTGTCATTGAGCGCACCTGGTATTTGCGCAAAATCCAAGTTTTCCCCTCAGGATCGCTTGAAATCGCCTTTACGCTTGCAAGCCAGCTAGAAAGCGGCAAAACCGTCCCCACCTCCGAAATTGATCGCCTGGCTCGGCTTTCACCAGCAATGCCACTTTTAGCAGGGGTTTTACAAGAGAAAATCGCTGGGGCATCCAATGAGGCAGCCTTAGAAGAATTGCAAGCTATTGCGCAATCGACCTGGCACAAGCTTGAGCGTTATCTTGGGGCCTTGGCTACCATTGCGACCGTTGCACCGCTCTTAGGGCTCTTTGGCACTGTGGTTGGCATGATTGAGATCTTTGGCAGCCAAGGTGCAATCAATGGCGGCGCGGCGAGCCCTCAACAGCTTGCACACGGCATCTCAGTAGCGCTCTACAACACGGCATTTGGACTACTGATTGCGATTCCTGCACTCGCTGCCTGGCGCGGTCTGCGAGCAATGGCAAATCAACGTCAACGCGAGTGCGAAGAATTTACCCGCCAGTTATTTAAAAAACTGTTTCCAGCTTAA
- the xseA gene encoding exodeoxyribonuclease VII large subunit, with amino-acid sequence MSEISREVLSVGDLNRAIASSLEAQFDTVLVSGEISNFKAYDSGHWYFSLKDEEGQIRCVMFRGRNGQVGFMPQSGDLVEVSASLGMYVPRGDVQLTIQGLRKAGMGGLYEAFLKLKAKLTKAGLFDPERKRNIPTHPRAIGIITSPQAAALKDVLSTLQRRSPHIPIVIYPTLVQGPDAPAGIISAIQNANQEAVVDVILLVRGGGSIEDLWAFNDEQLAYAIAGSAIPIVSGVGHETDVTIADFVADLRAPTPTGAAELSAPRKDQLLQELAAIEQALYQRLMQRVEREAQTLDQLALRLSHALPNPDRMREQITSWQTRLQQAWSVQIDNFKRNHNHYQLQLEMLNPQRTLERGYAVILNPAMQAIRKPQDLNTQNQFEVRLADGSSQVRFKDLNPL; translated from the coding sequence ATGTCGGAAATATCAAGGGAAGTCCTATCGGTTGGCGATCTAAACCGCGCCATTGCGAGCTCGCTAGAGGCTCAGTTCGATACCGTCTTGGTTAGCGGGGAGATTTCCAACTTCAAAGCATATGACAGCGGGCACTGGTATTTCTCACTAAAAGATGAAGAAGGACAGATTCGCTGCGTAATGTTCCGAGGTCGCAATGGTCAAGTGGGCTTTATGCCCCAATCAGGGGATTTGGTTGAAGTCAGTGCCAGTTTAGGAATGTACGTACCTCGTGGTGATGTGCAGCTCACCATTCAAGGTTTACGGAAAGCGGGCATGGGCGGGCTCTATGAAGCTTTTCTGAAACTCAAAGCCAAACTTACTAAAGCAGGTTTATTTGATCCAGAGCGCAAACGTAATATTCCGACACACCCTCGTGCGATTGGCATCATCACCTCACCACAAGCAGCTGCACTCAAAGATGTGCTCAGCACCCTCCAAAGAAGAAGTCCACATATCCCGATAGTGATTTATCCCACGCTCGTGCAAGGCCCTGATGCGCCTGCTGGAATTATTTCTGCTATTCAAAACGCCAATCAAGAAGCAGTAGTTGATGTGATCTTGTTGGTTCGGGGAGGCGGGAGCATTGAAGATCTGTGGGCCTTTAATGATGAGCAGCTCGCTTACGCCATTGCAGGCTCAGCCATACCGATTGTCAGTGGCGTAGGGCACGAGACCGATGTGACCATTGCAGACTTTGTCGCTGATCTGCGGGCGCCAACCCCAACCGGGGCAGCAGAGCTCTCAGCACCTCGTAAAGATCAATTGCTGCAAGAGTTAGCAGCAATTGAGCAAGCACTCTATCAGCGCTTAATGCAGCGCGTTGAGCGTGAAGCCCAAACCTTAGATCAATTGGCGCTCAGACTCTCCCATGCGCTGCCTAATCCTGATCGGATGCGTGAGCAAATTACTTCATGGCAGACCCGTTTGCAACAAGCGTGGTCAGTACAAATCGATAATTTCAAGCGCAATCACAATCACTATCAATTGCAACTCGAGATGCTCAACCCGCAGCGCACCCTAGAGCGGGGCTATGCCGTGATTCTGAATCCAGCAATGCAAGCGATCCGCAAGCCCCAAGACTTAAATACGCAAAACCAGTTTGAAGTACGCTTAGCAGATGGGTCTTCTCAAGTTCGATTTAAGGATTTAAATCCCCTTTAG